From Streptomyces sp. NBC_00370, a single genomic window includes:
- a CDS encoding carbohydrate ABC transporter permease gives MNRTPLPNPVRPAASASGRTGDTGRTGHTGRTGRIVLAVVAVVVGLAFLLPVLWLIASTFRGATETFANSSSLNWHMLWPEHWTFHNIRSAVDNGFLRNLSNSVIVAAVTVVLGIVISAMAAFALAVVDFPGRKFVFGMVVLSFLVPFEAIAIPLAHTFSDWDLTNSIPALVLPGLGNGLAIFTLRQFFLGIPSELAEAARVDGAGWPRIFLKIYLPLTRPALIGTGLILFLFQWQAYLWPILVTTSDGKDLAPVAIAKTFNAFSTDYGRVFAETAVLAVIPAVILLGLQRYFVASVATTGSKN, from the coding sequence ATGAACCGCACCCCGCTCCCGAACCCTGTCAGGCCCGCGGCTTCCGCGTCCGGCCGCACGGGTGACACCGGTCGTACGGGGCACACCGGCCGCACCGGCCGGATCGTGCTGGCCGTCGTCGCCGTCGTCGTGGGCCTCGCCTTCCTGCTGCCGGTCCTCTGGCTCATCGCCAGCACGTTCCGCGGCGCCACCGAAACCTTCGCCAACAGCTCCTCCCTCAACTGGCACATGCTGTGGCCCGAGCACTGGACGTTCCACAACATCCGCTCCGCGGTCGACAACGGCTTTCTGCGCAACCTCTCCAACAGTGTGATCGTGGCGGCCGTGACCGTCGTCCTCGGCATCGTGATCTCCGCGATGGCGGCCTTCGCCCTGGCGGTCGTCGACTTCCCCGGCCGCAAGTTCGTCTTCGGCATGGTCGTGCTGAGCTTCCTCGTCCCCTTCGAGGCCATCGCCATCCCGTTGGCGCACACGTTCAGCGACTGGGACCTGACCAACAGCATTCCCGCCCTCGTCCTGCCCGGACTCGGGAACGGTCTTGCCATCTTCACCCTCCGTCAGTTCTTCCTGGGGATCCCGTCCGAACTGGCCGAGGCGGCGCGTGTCGACGGCGCCGGGTGGCCCAGGATCTTCCTGAAGATCTATCTGCCGCTGACCCGGCCGGCCCTCATCGGCACCGGTCTGATCCTCTTCCTCTTCCAGTGGCAGGCCTATCTGTGGCCCATCCTCGTCACCACCAGCGACGGGAAGGACCTCGCCCCCGTCGCCATCGCCAAGACCTTCAACGCGTTCAGCACCGACTACGGCCGCGTCTTCGCCGAGACAGCCGTGCTGGCGGTCATTCCCGCCGTGATCCTGCTCGGTCTGCAGCGCTACTTCGTCGCATCGGTCGCCACCACCGGGAGCAAGAATTGA
- a CDS encoding carbohydrate ABC transporter permease, protein MTLTTHPPDAGETAPAPRRKGTLHRRRLVGNLSAAAIFLTPALTLIIVLRLIPVIQAVNDATHTSLPGSTLPPSFVGLDNFTALFSSHAFWSSVQQTLIFNVIVNPLQIVLALALAVLLTQNLPATGIWRTLIFLPAAVPMTGSAVVWGIALRPDGPVNAALTGVGIHQQPFLTGQGQVVASLILIASWIGVGYWMIFLIAGLNDIPTVYYEAAAIDGAGPLRRFWSVTLPLLRRPLLFVLVADTVSNFVLFAPMQILTDGGPQGKSNFLMYDIFHNSFELADPHTAAAELLVLLALMIVIVAVQFRLLRSVEES, encoded by the coding sequence ATGACACTCACCACGCACCCTCCGGACGCCGGAGAGACGGCTCCCGCGCCACGCCGTAAAGGCACACTTCACCGGCGCAGGCTCGTAGGCAATCTCAGCGCAGCCGCCATCTTCCTGACGCCCGCCCTCACGCTCATCATCGTGCTGCGGCTCATCCCGGTCATCCAGGCCGTCAACGACGCCACGCACACCAGTCTCCCCGGCAGCACACTGCCGCCGAGCTTCGTGGGCCTGGACAACTTCACGGCGCTCTTCTCGTCCCACGCCTTCTGGTCGTCCGTCCAGCAGACCTTGATCTTCAACGTCATCGTCAACCCGCTGCAGATCGTGCTGGCGCTCGCCCTCGCCGTGCTCCTCACCCAGAACCTGCCGGCCACCGGCATCTGGCGCACACTGATCTTCCTGCCCGCCGCCGTCCCGATGACCGGGTCCGCGGTGGTGTGGGGGATCGCGCTCCGCCCGGACGGTCCGGTCAACGCGGCGCTCACCGGCGTCGGCATCCACCAGCAGCCCTTCCTCACCGGACAGGGCCAGGTGGTGGCGAGCCTCATCCTCATCGCCAGCTGGATCGGCGTCGGCTACTGGATGATCTTCCTCATCGCGGGTCTCAACGACATCCCGACCGTGTACTACGAAGCCGCCGCCATCGACGGAGCGGGCCCGCTCCGTCGCTTCTGGTCGGTGACGCTTCCGCTGCTCCGCAGGCCGCTGCTGTTCGTCCTGGTCGCCGACACCGTCTCGAACTTCGTCCTGTTCGCGCCCATGCAGATCCTGACCGACGGGGGACCGCAAGGAAAGTCGAACTTCCTGATGTACGACATCTTCCACAACAGCTTCGAGCTCGCCGATCCGCACACCGCCGCCGCGGAACTGCTGGTGCTGCTCGCCCTGATGATCGTCATCGTCGCGGTCCAGTTCCGGCTGCTGCGCAGCGTCGAGGAGAGCTGA
- a CDS encoding ADP-ribosylglycohydrolase family protein, with the protein MHDVLDPRDLVPDEAEQLLSSGHAAEELLAAARRAAAADDLAGLASVAAALAALPRSASWDFDEPSDAEEIWAALAPPAAARPAAPEQLPGRLAGAWLGRCVGNTMGKPVEGLTRDEVGIYLRAVGQWPQTGFIPLLDTLPAGVSHLHESAPFAAAGRFDAVPRDDDLDWTILGLHLLETYGRGLTTEDIGREWLDRVPFTQTFTAERAAYRNLIRGLRAPRTATHDNPYREWIGALIRTDIYGYVQPGDPRAAAKMALTDAVLSHTANGIYGAMWSAALNAEALVSTEPIDALRAALTVVPPRSRLYTSQAELLRMAERGATGETVQRWIDSELGHYNWVHTVNNAAIIAAALLWGEGDFVRSIALAVGAGRDTDSTAATVGSVFGALHGVDAVPGRLVEPTGGVVRSAVRGFDRITVTELAARTEAVRTTFEQDVPA; encoded by the coding sequence GTGCACGACGTACTCGACCCACGCGATCTCGTCCCCGACGAAGCCGAACAGCTTCTGTCGTCGGGCCACGCCGCAGAAGAACTGCTGGCGGCGGCCCGCCGGGCCGCCGCCGCCGACGACCTCGCCGGACTCGCCTCCGTGGCGGCCGCCCTCGCCGCCCTGCCGCGCTCCGCCAGCTGGGACTTCGACGAACCGTCCGACGCCGAGGAGATATGGGCGGCGCTCGCCCCGCCGGCAGCCGCGCGGCCCGCCGCACCGGAACAGCTGCCCGGCCGACTGGCCGGTGCCTGGCTGGGACGGTGTGTGGGCAACACGATGGGCAAACCCGTCGAGGGCCTGACCCGCGACGAAGTCGGCATCTACCTGCGGGCCGTCGGCCAGTGGCCGCAGACCGGATTCATCCCGCTGCTGGACACACTGCCCGCCGGTGTCAGCCACCTCCACGAATCGGCTCCGTTCGCCGCGGCCGGCCGCTTCGACGCCGTCCCGAGGGACGACGACCTGGACTGGACGATCCTCGGCCTGCACCTGCTGGAGACGTACGGGCGCGGCCTGACGACCGAGGACATCGGCCGCGAGTGGCTGGACCGCGTTCCCTTCACCCAGACGTTCACGGCGGAGCGCGCCGCGTACCGCAACCTCATCCGGGGCCTGCGCGCACCCCGCACGGCCACCCACGACAACCCGTACCGCGAGTGGATCGGCGCGCTGATCCGCACCGACATCTACGGCTACGTACAGCCCGGCGACCCCCGTGCCGCGGCGAAGATGGCGCTGACCGACGCGGTCCTGTCGCACACCGCCAACGGCATCTACGGTGCGATGTGGTCCGCGGCGCTGAACGCCGAGGCGCTGGTGTCCACCGAGCCGATCGACGCCCTGCGGGCCGCGCTCACCGTCGTCCCACCGCGCTCGCGGCTGTACACGAGCCAGGCCGAGCTGCTGCGCATGGCCGAGCGGGGCGCCACCGGCGAGACGGTGCAGCGCTGGATCGACAGCGAACTCGGCCATTACAACTGGGTGCACACTGTCAACAACGCCGCCATCATCGCCGCCGCTCTGCTGTGGGGTGAGGGCGACTTCGTACGCAGCATCGCCCTCGCCGTCGGCGCGGGCCGTGACACCGACTCGACGGCCGCCACGGTCGGCAGTGTGTTCGGTGCCCTGCACGGTGTGGACGCCGTCCCCGGCCGGCTGGTGGAACCCACCGGGGGAGTGGTCCGCAGCGCCGTACGCGGCTTCGACCGGATCACCGTCACCGAACTCGCCGCACGGACGGAAGCCGTTCGTACCACCTTCGAACAGGATGTGCCCGCATGA
- a CDS encoding nucleoside hydrolase, translating into MTTARRIVIDTDPGLGEPGSDIDDGLAIALALRSPELTVEALTVVNGNVDVDTGVDVARRLTQRLGHPGLPVLRGADRPLLRDMAPLRALFDDVVGDRPAVPTAAADRLGPTSDLTAAAYLVELAAAHPGEITVVAIGPMTNLALALRLDPGFAQNVAEIVMMAGSATGYAQNITVVGDFNAYVDPEALAMVLASGAELRMVGIDQTSRVRLTRDDAAVLSRGDSFGRWAGECALAWIDFLARAFPLREEHRDACFLHDPLVVAAVADPSLCTWADAHVATDTTSELARGLVVADRGLALAPPPGPPNASVAVDTDVPGFGRLFLDRLTGTSAGD; encoded by the coding sequence ATGACCACCGCACGCAGGATCGTGATCGACACCGACCCAGGTCTGGGCGAACCCGGCTCCGACATCGACGACGGCCTGGCCATCGCGCTGGCCCTGCGGTCGCCCGAACTGACCGTCGAGGCACTGACCGTCGTCAACGGCAACGTCGACGTCGACACGGGGGTCGACGTCGCCCGCCGGCTGACCCAGCGGCTCGGCCACCCCGGCCTCCCCGTCCTGCGCGGCGCCGACCGCCCGCTGCTGCGGGACATGGCTCCACTGCGCGCCCTGTTCGACGACGTCGTCGGTGACCGGCCCGCCGTCCCCACGGCGGCGGCCGACCGGCTCGGACCGACCAGCGACCTCACCGCCGCCGCGTATCTCGTGGAGCTGGCAGCCGCGCATCCCGGCGAGATCACGGTGGTCGCCATCGGCCCCATGACCAATCTCGCGCTGGCCCTGCGACTCGACCCCGGGTTCGCCCAGAACGTGGCGGAAATCGTCATGATGGCCGGCTCCGCCACCGGCTACGCCCAGAACATCACCGTCGTCGGCGACTTCAACGCCTACGTCGACCCCGAGGCACTCGCGATGGTCCTCGCCAGCGGCGCCGAGCTGCGCATGGTGGGCATCGACCAGACCTCCCGGGTACGGCTCACCCGCGACGACGCCGCCGTACTGTCCCGCGGTGACTCCTTCGGCCGCTGGGCCGGGGAGTGCGCGCTGGCCTGGATCGACTTCCTGGCCAGGGCCTTCCCGCTGCGCGAGGAACACAGGGACGCGTGTTTCCTGCACGACCCCCTCGTCGTGGCGGCCGTGGCCGACCCGTCCCTGTGCACGTGGGCCGACGCCCACGTCGCCACCGACACCACCAGCGAACTCGCCCGGGGCCTGGTCGTCGCCGACCGCGGACTCGCCCTCGCCCCGCCCCCCGGACCCCCCAACGCCTCGGTCGCCGTCGACACCGACGTGCCTGGCTTCGGCCGCCTCTTCCTCGATCGCCTCACCGGTACGTCCGCCGGCGATTGA
- a CDS encoding LacI family DNA-binding transcriptional regulator has protein sequence METEESKGPATISDVAARAGVSKTTVSHVLSGRRPVSEATRRKVMRVVEEMGFQQNFFALGLSGRRSQTIALVVQDLTNPFYPALARGLQQAVGEREYVVLLADVGAGTPPIEAFLNEAVQRRVDGVVVAAVDVPDRMLEPLLGSGARVVTVGSPRHGTSTDVVSSDDERIAADAVSYLHGQGHRTLGIISGPSRVAPGSARLGGYRQALRDHGLRPLRAAEAEGDWTRESGAKAMNQLMDLERRPTAVFCANDLMAIGALDAARSLGLAVPADVAVLGVDDIDAASLVSPSLTTVRVPAQEIGRVAGELLLGRIDDPSGTPRRVLVQHHLVHRESA, from the coding sequence TTGGAGACTGAGGAGTCAAAAGGGCCCGCCACCATCTCGGACGTCGCCGCGCGGGCCGGAGTGAGCAAGACGACCGTCTCGCACGTGCTCTCCGGCCGGCGCCCGGTCTCCGAAGCCACCCGCCGCAAGGTGATGCGGGTGGTCGAGGAGATGGGGTTCCAGCAGAACTTCTTCGCACTCGGCCTGTCGGGCCGCCGCAGTCAGACCATCGCCTTGGTCGTCCAGGACCTGACCAACCCGTTCTATCCCGCCCTCGCCCGTGGCCTGCAGCAAGCGGTGGGTGAGCGCGAGTACGTCGTGCTCCTGGCGGACGTCGGAGCCGGCACGCCCCCCATCGAGGCCTTCCTCAACGAGGCAGTGCAGCGCCGGGTGGACGGGGTCGTCGTCGCCGCCGTCGACGTACCGGACCGGATGCTGGAACCGCTGCTCGGCTCGGGCGCCCGGGTGGTGACCGTCGGCTCGCCCCGGCACGGCACCTCCACCGACGTGGTGTCGTCCGACGACGAGCGGATCGCCGCCGACGCCGTCAGCTACCTGCACGGACAGGGCCATCGGACCCTGGGCATCATCTCGGGACCCAGCCGGGTCGCCCCCGGCTCCGCGCGTCTCGGCGGCTACCGGCAGGCCCTGCGCGACCACGGCCTGCGGCCCCTGCGGGCCGCCGAGGCGGAGGGGGACTGGACGCGGGAGTCCGGGGCCAAGGCGATGAACCAGCTCATGGACCTGGAGCGACGGCCCACCGCCGTGTTCTGCGCCAACGACCTCATGGCGATCGGCGCGCTCGACGCGGCCCGTTCGCTCGGGCTCGCCGTCCCCGCCGATGTCGCCGTCCTCGGGGTGGACGACATCGACGCGGCCAGCCTCGTCAGCCCTTCCCTGACCACGGTGCGGGTCCCCGCCCAGGAGATCGGGCGGGTGGCGGGCGAGCTGTTGCTCGGCCGCATAGACGACCCCTCGGGAACGCCCCGCCGCGTCCTGGTCCAGCACCACCTCGTTCATCGCGAATCTGCCTGA
- a CDS encoding LysR family transcriptional regulator, giving the protein MELRHLEYFLAVADTASFTRAASRLNVVQSGVSATVKSLERELGSALFVRSPQEITLTAAGRAFLPRARETLDAARAAKDAVHRTQGALHGTVTVGTLTSIDLVDLPGLLAELHERHPGVTVRLRAAVAGSLGLVDHLRDGRLDVAFLSLPGPSPAGLDTRPLAVAPLLLYVPRVHPLAGAGQVSLAQLAEFPFVDSPPGFGNRIVVDRAFASAGVEREVTLEVADIGTAVTFIRAGLGIGFLSRFLIHDLTGLDVLRVADHELTWQLGVATAANRRPGATTEALLDLLRERHPALRQLGGPDDDRS; this is encoded by the coding sequence ATGGAACTACGCCATCTCGAATACTTCCTCGCCGTTGCCGACACCGCCAGTTTTACGCGCGCGGCGAGCCGGCTGAACGTCGTCCAGTCGGGGGTGTCCGCCACGGTCAAGTCGCTGGAACGGGAGCTGGGTTCGGCCCTGTTCGTGCGCAGTCCCCAGGAGATCACCCTGACGGCCGCCGGGCGCGCCTTCCTGCCCCGGGCGCGGGAGACACTGGACGCTGCACGCGCCGCCAAGGACGCCGTCCACCGGACCCAGGGCGCCCTGCACGGCACGGTCACGGTCGGCACACTGACCTCGATCGACCTGGTCGACCTGCCCGGACTGCTGGCCGAGCTGCACGAGCGGCATCCCGGTGTCACGGTCCGGCTCAGGGCCGCGGTGGCGGGCTCGCTGGGCCTCGTCGACCACCTGCGCGACGGGCGGCTCGACGTGGCGTTCCTGTCCCTGCCGGGTCCCTCGCCCGCAGGCCTGGACACCAGGCCGCTGGCCGTCGCGCCCCTGCTGCTCTACGTGCCCCGGGTCCACCCGCTGGCCGGCGCCGGCCAGGTCTCCCTGGCGCAACTGGCCGAGTTCCCGTTCGTGGACTCCCCGCCGGGCTTCGGCAACCGCATCGTGGTCGACCGGGCCTTCGCCTCCGCGGGGGTGGAGCGGGAGGTGACCCTGGAGGTCGCCGACATCGGAACCGCCGTCACGTTCATTCGCGCCGGGCTCGGCATCGGCTTCCTCAGCCGCTTCCTCATCCACGACCTGACGGGGCTCGACGTCCTGCGGGTCGCCGACCACGAACTGACCTGGCAGCTCGGCGTCGCCACCGCAGCGAACCGCCGCCCCGGCGCGACCACCGAGGCCCTCCTCGACCTGCTCCGCGAGCGGCACCCCGCCCTGCGGCAGCTGGGCGGACCGGACGACGACAGGTCGTAG
- a CDS encoding alkene reductase codes for MSLPPRTEEQPLLGPYDLGAGLRLRNRVVMAPMTRARADNPALAPTTSHSEYYRQRAGAGLIVSEGTWISPQAVGAVRVPGIYSQEQVRAWAAVTSAVHDEGGTVFAQLAHTGAASHPDFHQGHLPVAPSAVNPGGTVHTPNGPTHVITPRALSTHQIADVVEQYRSAAANARLAGFDGVELHAQRGYLIAQFLNPVLNLRTDAYGGTVEGRARFLFEVLDAVTGVWGPHRVGVKFAPHQALGASHEVSPEILAVHEHVAARLNDYPLAYLHLMMTRRPNEKVTPAQRQESLGLFRPLYRGTLIANAGLDQDSANAVIGEGLADLVSFAELFIGNPDLPARFRHGLPLTTGDRATFYQGGPDGYTDYPPAAPIRASPAAEVGPQPVPSQPQPRRTS; via the coding sequence ATGTCCCTCCCACCCCGGACCGAAGAGCAGCCGCTGCTCGGTCCTTACGATCTCGGTGCGGGGCTGAGACTGCGCAACCGCGTGGTCATGGCGCCGATGACCCGGGCCAGGGCGGACAATCCGGCGCTGGCTCCGACGACGTCGCACAGCGAGTACTACCGGCAGCGGGCCGGCGCCGGTCTGATCGTGTCGGAAGGCACCTGGATCAGCCCGCAAGCGGTGGGGGCGGTGCGTGTGCCCGGCATCTACAGCCAGGAGCAGGTACGGGCCTGGGCGGCGGTGACGTCGGCCGTGCACGACGAGGGCGGAACCGTCTTCGCCCAACTCGCCCACACCGGCGCCGCCTCGCACCCGGACTTCCACCAGGGGCATCTCCCGGTCGCACCCTCCGCCGTCAATCCCGGCGGTACGGTGCACACGCCGAACGGGCCCACCCACGTCATCACGCCCCGCGCGCTGAGCACACACCAGATCGCGGACGTCGTGGAGCAGTACCGGTCGGCCGCGGCCAACGCGCGGCTGGCGGGCTTCGACGGTGTGGAGCTGCACGCCCAACGCGGCTATCTCATCGCCCAGTTCCTCAATCCCGTGCTCAACCTGCGTACCGACGCCTACGGCGGCACGGTGGAGGGCAGGGCCCGCTTCCTGTTCGAGGTGCTCGACGCGGTGACCGGCGTCTGGGGGCCGCACCGGGTGGGCGTCAAGTTCGCCCCGCACCAAGCGCTGGGGGCGTCCCACGAGGTCTCGCCGGAGATCCTGGCCGTGCACGAGCATGTGGCCGCGCGGCTCAACGACTACCCGCTTGCCTATCTGCACTTGATGATGACCCGGCGGCCCAACGAGAAGGTGACTCCGGCCCAACGGCAGGAATCCCTCGGGCTGTTCCGGCCGCTGTACCGCGGAACGCTCATCGCCAACGCGGGCCTCGACCAGGATTCCGCCAACGCCGTCATCGGCGAAGGCCTCGCCGATCTGGTCTCCTTCGCCGAGCTGTTCATCGGCAACCCCGACCTCCCCGCCCGCTTCCGGCACGGCCTGCCGCTCACCACGGGTGACCGGGCCACGTTCTACCAGGGCGGCCCCGACGGCTACACCGACTATCCGCCGGCGGCACCGATACGCGCCTCGCCGGCGGCGGAGGTCGGCCCGCAACCTGTTCCGTCTCAACCACAACCCCGGAGGACGTCATGA
- a CDS encoding SDR family oxidoreductase yields MTAPAASFDGKTALVTGGSSGIGHAIAAALAAAGARVYITGRRQAELDAAVAAIGPRASGVRTDVADLAAVDALYRTVEEHEGRLDILVANAGGGGGAPLGTITEEHYAATFDTNVKGLLFTVQQALPLMEHGASVILIGSTTATRVDGPGMSVYAASKAAVRSFARSWAVDLRGRGIRVNVLTPGPTKTPGLLGLAEPGQEQELLDSFAAKVPLGRVADPAEIATAALFLASDASSFVNGAELFADGGHAQI; encoded by the coding sequence ATGACCGCACCAGCCGCATCGTTCGACGGCAAGACCGCCCTCGTCACCGGGGGCTCCTCGGGTATCGGCCACGCCATCGCCGCAGCGCTCGCCGCGGCGGGCGCCCGCGTGTACATCACCGGCCGCAGACAGGCGGAGCTGGACGCCGCGGTCGCTGCGATCGGCCCACGCGCCTCGGGTGTACGCACCGACGTGGCCGACCTCGCCGCGGTCGACGCCCTGTACCGGACCGTCGAGGAGCACGAGGGCCGGCTGGACATCCTGGTCGCCAACGCGGGAGGCGGCGGTGGCGCGCCGCTGGGGACGATCACCGAGGAGCACTACGCCGCCACGTTCGACACCAACGTCAAGGGCCTGCTCTTCACCGTGCAACAGGCACTCCCGCTGATGGAGCACGGCGCTTCGGTGATCCTCATCGGCTCCACCACGGCGACCAGGGTCGACGGGCCCGGCATGAGCGTCTACGCGGCGAGCAAGGCCGCCGTGCGGAGCTTCGCCCGCAGCTGGGCGGTCGACCTGCGGGGACGCGGTATCCGGGTCAACGTCCTGACCCCGGGCCCCACAAAGACCCCTGGTCTCCTCGGACTTGCCGAGCCCGGTCAGGAACAGGAGCTGCTGGACTCCTTCGCGGCGAAGGTCCCGCTGGGCCGGGTCGCCGACCCTGCCGAGATCGCCACGGCGGCGCTGTTCCTGGCGTCGGACGCGTCGAGCTTCGTCAACGGGGCCGAACTCTTCGCCGACGGCGGGCACGCCCAGATCTGA
- a CDS encoding extracellular solute-binding protein, which translates to MKLPTLPRPARAGTQLAVGAIATALLVAGCGSGSDSSGGGQKPAGLTAADSLKDPAKPVTINYAGAAYSADDIKPVLAAFHKEHPNITVNYQAVPFDQFNSVLSTRLSRRDSTLDLYDVDMPRTDAYQARGWLTDLTSAFPDMAGKVDKTSLQAATSDGKLVAMPFQTSSQLLFYNKTLLKKAGIPFPSAKPADRLTWEAVTADAKKTQQAGAKWGLLFDQVNRYYQLQPLAESLGGGPGAGGDKNLTPKLETAGWEKAMTWYGSLYKDKVSPRGVPVAQTPELFASGQVAFFPGGPWWGPQFASNAKLDFGVTAYPYFKGGKAATPTGGWSLGLNPASKKAVASEIFMKFMALDKGGFAQYMPSLTVPPSNTAGTATFYDEKVFKDPRMAGAVDLTKYELANTATLRARTAGYVEFEDTLSKTFDDISNGASASSALSSATSTINQAWAKYR; encoded by the coding sequence ATGAAGCTTCCCACCCTTCCCCGCCCCGCCAGGGCCGGAACACAACTCGCCGTCGGCGCGATCGCCACGGCCCTGCTGGTCGCGGGCTGCGGATCCGGCTCCGACTCGTCCGGCGGCGGACAGAAGCCCGCGGGCCTCACCGCCGCCGACAGCCTCAAGGACCCGGCGAAGCCGGTCACCATCAACTACGCCGGCGCCGCGTACTCGGCCGACGACATCAAGCCGGTGCTCGCCGCCTTCCACAAGGAGCACCCGAACATCACCGTCAACTACCAGGCGGTGCCGTTCGACCAGTTCAACAGTGTGCTCAGCACCCGGCTGAGCCGCCGGGACTCGACGCTCGACCTGTACGACGTCGACATGCCGCGCACCGACGCCTACCAGGCACGGGGCTGGCTCACCGACCTGACGTCGGCGTTCCCCGACATGGCAGGCAAGGTCGACAAGACGTCACTGCAGGCGGCGACCAGCGACGGAAAGCTCGTCGCCATGCCCTTCCAGACGTCGAGCCAGCTGCTCTTCTACAACAAGACGCTGCTGAAGAAGGCCGGCATCCCCTTCCCCTCGGCGAAGCCAGCCGACCGGCTGACCTGGGAGGCGGTGACCGCCGACGCGAAGAAGACCCAGCAGGCAGGCGCCAAGTGGGGCCTGCTGTTCGACCAGGTCAACCGCTACTACCAGCTGCAGCCCCTGGCCGAGAGCCTGGGCGGCGGCCCGGGCGCCGGCGGGGACAAAAACCTCACGCCCAAGCTGGAGACCGCGGGCTGGGAGAAGGCGATGACCTGGTACGGCTCGCTGTACAAGGACAAGGTCTCCCCGCGCGGCGTACCGGTCGCCCAGACCCCGGAGCTGTTCGCCTCGGGCCAGGTGGCCTTCTTCCCCGGCGGCCCCTGGTGGGGACCCCAGTTCGCGTCCAACGCCAAGCTGGACTTCGGCGTCACCGCCTACCCGTACTTCAAGGGCGGCAAGGCGGCCACACCCACCGGTGGCTGGTCGCTCGGGCTGAACCCCGCGAGCAAGAAGGCGGTCGCCTCCGAGATCTTCATGAAGTTCATGGCCCTCGACAAGGGCGGCTTCGCCCAGTACATGCCCAGCCTCACCGTGCCGCCCTCCAACACGGCCGGTACGGCGACCTTCTACGACGAGAAGGTCTTCAAGGACCCCCGCATGGCGGGCGCCGTCGACCTGACCAAGTACGAACTGGCCAACACGGCCACGCTGCGCGCCAGGACCGCCGGCTACGTCGAGTTCGAGGACACCCTGTCCAAGACCTTCGACGACATCAGTAACGGCGCCTCCGCGAGCAGCGCCCTGTCCTCCGCCACCAGCACGATCAACCAGGCGTGGGCCAAGTACCGCTGA
- a CDS encoding ribokinase, with amino-acid sequence MSRVAVVGSANLDLVARTPRRPGAGETVLGTDYRRHPGGKGLNQAVAAASVTTTAFVGCRGSDDAGRALEAELVRRGVDTSQFAVRGESSGLALITVTPDGENSITVLPEANNLLLPDDVTRALDALAPRLVLTQLEIPQATTEATARWTVARGARLMVNASPSAPLPEHVLAAADPLIVNVSEAHHLTAAGTPAEAAARLAERCVSVIVTLGSDGALVVADGRTTHLPAPALTPVDTTGAGDVFAGVTAARLVNGSSLVDAAQQATQAAAEAIRTPRAGR; translated from the coding sequence TTGAGCCGCGTAGCCGTGGTCGGATCCGCGAACCTCGACCTCGTCGCCCGTACGCCCCGTCGCCCCGGCGCGGGCGAGACGGTCCTGGGCACCGACTATCGCCGGCACCCCGGGGGCAAGGGCCTCAACCAGGCGGTCGCCGCGGCGAGCGTCACAACGACGGCGTTCGTCGGGTGCCGCGGGTCCGACGACGCGGGCCGGGCGCTGGAGGCCGAGCTCGTACGACGGGGCGTCGACACCTCGCAGTTCGCCGTACGGGGAGAGTCCAGCGGCCTCGCCCTGATCACGGTCACGCCCGACGGTGAGAACAGCATCACCGTGCTCCCCGAGGCCAACAACCTGCTGCTGCCCGACGACGTCACCCGCGCACTCGACGCCCTCGCTCCGCGGCTCGTACTGACCCAGTTGGAGATCCCGCAGGCGACGACGGAGGCCACGGCGCGCTGGACGGTGGCGCGCGGCGCCCGGCTGATGGTCAACGCCAGCCCCAGCGCCCCGCTGCCCGAGCATGTCCTGGCCGCCGCGGATCCCCTCATCGTCAACGTCTCCGAAGCACACCATCTGACGGCCGCCGGCACACCGGCGGAAGCAGCGGCCCGACTCGCGGAGCGATGTGTTTCCGTCATCGTCACGCTCGGCTCCGACGGCGCGCTCGTCGTGGCGGACGGACGGACGACCCACCTGCCCGCACCGGCGCTGACACCGGTCGACACCACGGGGGCGGGTGATGTGTTCGCCGGTGTCACGGCGGCCCGTCTCGTCAACGGAAGCAGCCTCGTCGATGCGGCCCAGCAGGCCACCCAGGCAGCGGCCGAGGCGATCCGCACCCCGAGGGCCGGACGATAG